One window from the genome of Paraclostridium sordellii encodes:
- a CDS encoding ABC-F family ATP-binding cassette domain-containing protein — protein sequence MNLISLENITKSYSEKVLVNNISLGINEGEKIGLIGVNGTGKSTLLKIIAGVEEPDGGTITKPNKVRIEYLPQNPYYDENATVLEQVFKGTSNEMKILRDYQNTLDRLSLNYEENLNSELLKLQEKIDALNLWDLESEAKSVLTKLGVTNFSQKVGELSGGQRKRISLASALITPCELLILDEPTNHLDNDTIDWLEEYLNNKNLSLLMITHDRYFLDRVTNRIIELDKGKLFSYEGNYSIFLEKKMERLELESSMEQKRQNLIKTELAWVRRGARARTTKQKARLQRFDELVNNKTDASKENLEITTASSRLGKKIIEIYSISKSFNDKKVIDDLEYAVTRTDRIGIIGKNGMGKSTLINIINGKLSPDSGHVEIGETVKIGCFSQDDSHMDLDMRSIDYIKEVSDHIETYDGQKITASQLCERFLFDGTMQYTQIRKLSGGERRRLHLLRTLMSAPNVLLLDEPTNDLDIETLNRLEDYLDEFPGVVICVSHDRYFLDRICNKIFAYEGLGKINIYTGNYSDYLIFKESQYFDDTVEVKMPKENVKKEKPKNNKKLKFSFNEQREFDSIDDDISLLESKIKDIDDNLDKYSSDFTKLQEMLNEKSKLENELEYKYERWEYLNNLAEEIEKSKNN from the coding sequence ATGAATTTAATATCATTAGAAAATATAACAAAAAGTTACTCAGAAAAAGTACTAGTTAATAATATATCATTAGGAATAAATGAAGGTGAAAAAATAGGACTTATCGGTGTTAATGGAACTGGTAAATCTACTCTACTTAAAATAATTGCAGGTGTTGAAGAACCCGATGGCGGTACTATAACTAAACCTAATAAAGTAAGGATAGAATATCTTCCTCAAAATCCTTATTATGATGAAAATGCAACTGTTTTAGAACAAGTGTTTAAAGGAACATCTAATGAAATGAAAATCCTTCGTGACTATCAAAATACATTAGATAGATTGAGTTTAAACTATGAAGAAAACTTAAATAGCGAATTATTAAAACTTCAAGAAAAAATAGATGCACTTAATCTTTGGGACTTAGAAAGTGAAGCAAAATCAGTTTTAACAAAGCTCGGAGTTACAAACTTCTCACAAAAAGTAGGTGAATTATCAGGAGGGCAAAGAAAAAGAATTTCTCTTGCATCTGCACTTATAACTCCCTGTGAGCTTTTAATTCTTGATGAGCCTACAAACCATTTAGACAATGATACAATTGACTGGTTAGAGGAATATTTAAATAATAAGAATTTATCACTTCTTATGATAACTCACGATAGATATTTCTTAGATAGAGTTACTAATAGAATAATAGAACTAGATAAAGGTAAATTATTTAGTTATGAAGGAAATTATTCAATATTTCTTGAAAAGAAAATGGAAAGACTTGAATTAGAATCTAGTATGGAACAAAAAAGACAAAATTTAATAAAAACTGAACTAGCTTGGGTAAGACGTGGAGCTCGTGCCCGTACTACAAAACAAAAAGCTAGGCTTCAAAGATTTGATGAACTTGTAAATAATAAAACTGATGCTTCTAAAGAAAACTTAGAAATTACTACTGCATCTAGCAGACTAGGTAAAAAAATTATAGAAATATACAGTATATCAAAATCATTCAATGATAAAAAAGTTATAGATGATTTAGAGTATGCGGTTACTAGAACAGATAGAATCGGTATAATTGGTAAAAATGGAATGGGTAAATCTACTCTAATAAATATAATTAATGGTAAGTTAAGTCCAGATAGTGGACATGTAGAAATTGGTGAAACTGTAAAAATAGGTTGTTTCTCTCAAGATGACTCTCATATGGATCTTGATATGCGTTCAATTGATTATATCAAAGAAGTGAGTGATCATATTGAAACTTATGATGGTCAAAAAATAACAGCATCTCAGTTGTGTGAAAGATTTTTATTTGATGGAACTATGCAGTACACACAAATTAGAAAGTTATCTGGTGGTGAACGTCGTAGACTTCATCTACTTAGAACTTTAATGAGCGCACCTAATGTACTCCTTTTAGATGAACCTACAAATGATCTAGATATAGAAACTCTAAATAGATTAGAAGATTACTTAGATGAGTTCCCAGGTGTTGTAATATGTGTTTCTCATGATAGATATTTTTTAGATAGAATTTGTAATAAAATATTTGCATACGAAGGATTAGGTAAAATTAATATATATACAGGTAACTATAGTGATTATCTAATATTTAAAGAATCTCAATATTTTGATGATACTGTTGAAGTTAAAATGCCTAAGGAAAATGTAAAAAAAGAAAAGCCTAAAAACAATAAAAAACTTAAGTTTAGCTTTAATGAACAAAGAGAATTTGATAGCATAGATGATGATATTTCTTTATTAGAATCTAAAATAAAAGATATCGATGATAACCTGGATAAATATTCAAGTGATTTCACAAAATTGCAAGAAATGCTTAATGAAAAAAGTAAACTTGAAAATGAATTAGAATACAAGTATGAAAGATGGGAATATCTAAATAATTTAGCTGAGGAAATTGAAAAATCAAAAAATAATTAA